In Solanum stenotomum isolate F172 chromosome 6, ASM1918654v1, whole genome shotgun sequence, one DNA window encodes the following:
- the LOC125868413 gene encoding uncharacterized protein LOC125868413, whose product MAMDMNVHKLLVIGDSDLLIHHVQREWAVNNPKITPYVRYVQKLCKRFRKIEFRHTPRMQNELADALATITSMIKQPVHCSHVEAEPDGLPWYFDIKKYLETGTYPDNATFNKKKSIRRMTLNFFASGEILYRRTTDLSLLRCVDASEAAKLLEQIHAGVCGTHMNGLTLDRRSSRLVIFG is encoded by the coding sequence ATGGCCATGGATATGAATGTTCATAAGCTTctggttattggagattcagatttaTTGATTCATCATGTTCAAAGAGAATGGGCCGTGAATAACCCGAAGATCACACCGTATGTACGGTATGTACAGAAGTTGTGTAAGAGATTTCGCAAGATCGAATTCAGACACACTCCCAGGATGCAAAATGAGTTGGCTGATGCCCTTGCCACCATTACCTCAATGATTAAGCAGCCTGTccattgttcacatgttgaagcgGAACCAGACGGTttaccttggtattttgacatcaagaagtacTTGGAGACCGGAACTTATCCTGATAATGCAACATTCAACAAGAAGAAGTCGATACGCCGTAtgaccctcaatttctttgcaagtggggaaatcctttatagAAGGACTACAGATTTAAGTCTTCTCAGATGTGTTGACGCTAGTGAAGCTGCCAAGCTTCTAGAACAAATACATGCtggagtttgtggtactcacatgaatgggctCACTTTGGATAGGAGGTCCTCTAGGCtggttatttttggatga